The genomic DNA gtggagtttgcacattctccccgtgtctgcgtgggtttcctccgggttctctggtttcctcccacagtccaaaaatgtgcaggtcaggtggattggccatgctaaattgcccgtagtgttaggtgaaggggtaaatgtagagggaatgggtctgggtgggttgctctttggagggtcagtgtggacttgttaggccgaagggcctgtttccacactgtaagtaatctaatctagtttctGTGATCAGAACAGCCAAGGCCAAGGTTATTGAGAGGTGGTAATGTGTAATCCCACCTATTATGAATGGTTGATGATTTCTTGAGCAATTGTTAACGAATAATCTGTCTTTTCTCTTTAATAGGACACCATCATGCTGTTCTCGTTTCTGTGCCTCCTTGCAGCTTTCACTGCAGCTCTGAAACCTTCCATCAAGTCTTGTTCCAGGGACCAGAATAACCTGAACTGTGTGAATCGCAATTTTACCGAGATCCCCCAAGTGCCAACAGACGTCATCAAGCTCAACTTAATCCACAACAGAATCAGGCTTATTGAAGAGACATCATTTTCTCAGTCACTAGCTCAGCTACAGATTCTCTTAATTGGATTACAGACAGAGCCGCCAATGCGTGTTGGAGCAAGAGCGTTTACCAATCTTCCCAATCTGATTTACCTCGATCTGGGAGGAAATAAAGAATTAGACCTGGACATGGAGGCATTTGCTGGGCTACACAAACTGGAAATCCTTTATCTTGACTACAACGGTCTGACTGACTCAATCCTGCAACGCggatattttaaatatttaacctCACTGCACACCCTCATTCTTGATGGAAACAATATAAAACAAATCATACCAGATTCAACATTTTCTAACCTGAACGCTTTGAGCAATGTTCATTTTAAGGCAAATGACATTCATCAGATTTGTCAGGGTGATCTGGACAATGTCCGACCGAGGTATTTTAAAACATTCAGCATCTCCTCAAACAGGCTCTTGTACAAAAGTGAAAGCTTTGATTGGAATCAGTGCGGCAATCCTTTCAAGGACATATTGCTGTACACGTTGGACATTTCAGGAATTGCCCTTAATGTCCAGCAGCTAGAGAAGATGTTTATAGCTATGAAAGGAACACTTATTATCCACCTGAAGATGCAATACCTGTCCACCGTTGGTAGTTCATTTGGTTTTCATAACATAGAagacccaaacaagcagacactgGTTGGTCTCAGTGACAGTTCGCTCCTGAATCTGGATATGTCCCACGGGTCCATCTTTACACTTGCAACCCAAGTATTTTCACACTTACCTTCCTTGCAGGTGCTTACATTATCTTTCAACAAGATCAATCAGATTGAAAAGAACGCATTCTTTGGCCTTGACTCCCTTCTCCAGTTAAACCTTTCCTTCAATCTACTGGGGGAGATCTACTCATCGACCTTCGAAGGTCTGAGGAATGTCACCTTAATTGATTTGCAACACAACCACATTGGAATCATTCAGCACGATTCGTTCCATGGACTGGATCAGCTGACCACATTGAATCTTCGGGACAATGCACTCTCGGTTATTTCTGGCTTTCACTATCTCCCAAAAATGACTTATTTCTTAGTGGGTCTGAACCGACTCACAACAGTTTATGGCCTGGAGGCAGTTTCCATGAGCACCTTTCTTGATTTCTCGAACAATGCTTTTACCAACCTCAATGTTTTCTATACGATCATGACCCTTCCTTTTGTGAAGCATCTTTTGTTGAGGGAAAACCGTATCTCGATGTGCACGCCTGGCCGGACTGATATCATTCCAAAAAACAACCAGTTAATCCACCTGGACCTGTCAAGTAACTTCCTCGAGTTGGTCTGGATATCGAAGCAGTGCTGGGAAGTGTTCCATAACCTGGCTAACCTAACTGTTCTTCTTCTCAACCAAAACTATCTCACCCAGCTGCCCCAAGATATTTTTAAAGGTTTGGATTCTCTGAAGAGACTCAACTTATCATCGAACTCTCTGTCCCAGCTCAGTCAGGACCTGTTTCCCGGCTCTCTTGAAATTCTCGACCTATCTAAAAACCGCCTTGTCTCACCCAGTCCAGATGTGTTCAGTTTTGTGAGTCACTTGGACTTGAGGGATAACCAATTCATCTGCGAGTGTAGTCTCAGGGTCTTTATCGAATGGCTAAATAGCACTGAGGTGGACTTGGCAAAACCATTAACAGATATGTACTGTGTGTCTCCAGAAAATTTACAAGGGGTacctcttatttttctaaacaCTGATGAGTGTGACGAAGATGCTAAGGTAGAGGCAATACAATTTGCTCTCTTTGTCGTCTTCACGACCATGTTACTGATTATCATCTCTTGTGTTCTTCTCTACAATCACGGCAGAGGTTTGTTCTTCATCTGGTACAAGAGAACAACAAACAAGATCATTAATGGTCAGAGGGCAGATGGGGAAGAGAAGGACTACAGGTTTGATGCATACCTCTGTTTCAGCAGGAATGACATTGAGTGGGTGAAGAATTCCCTCCTGCAGTTCTTGGACTCTCAGTTCAATGAGAAGAGCAGGCTTCAAATGTGCTTTGAAGACCGTGACTTCATTCCTGGGGAGGATCATATTACAAACATACGTGACGCCATCTGGAGCAGTAAGAAAACAGTCTGCATTGTGACCAGGCAGTTCCTGAAGGACGGCTGGTGTGTGGAAGCCTTCAATATCGCACAGAGTCGCCTTTTCCATGAACTGAGGGAAGTGATGGTTGTGTTGGTTGTTGGTAGGCTCCCTGATTACCAGCTGATGAAGTACCAGCCCATCAGGGCGTACATCCAGAACAGGCAGTACATGCGCTGGCCAGAAGACCCACAGGACCACGAGTGGATCTTAGACAGACTGACCGATCAAATTTCACAAGAGGCCAGAAGGAAAACAGAGAAACCTTTCAGCCGCCTGAATTTCTTCAGAAGGAATAAGGCAAATGACAACATCGGGTTGCAACAGATTGCGACAGTGGCAAGATAAGCAATCCTGTTCATTGTCTGCAGGAGATAGTGGCTGCATGCCAACTGcgagattaaactccatctcctttACAATGGCTCTTCCATCCTCTGGACAGTAAAGTGCACCATCAATAGGTGACCGCGGCTTCAACACGTGTCTGCTGTAACATAACGACTACCTCAACAAATGTGCTTCAGTAAGATCCAGGTCAGGCAGCCTGCTCTCAACCTCCCAGTACCCTCTGAGTTACAGCCCCACCCAGCTCCCCACCTCGACAGAGACCAGGAGAAGAACAGACGCCCAACTCATTTCATATCCTTCTTGTTAAACTGTCTCAGCCTTCAGCCCCAATTCCATCAGACAGGTACTCCAACttaaataaaacaaggaactgtgggaggctggagacctgaaacaaaggcagaaattactggagaaattcaccagctctggcagcatctgtgggaaggaaGTACAGTttgaacatttcaggtccaattcTGAGAACGAGTCACTGCttccttcccacagatgctgagtttctgcagtaagTTGTGTGCTATTCCAAATTAGCCATTCAGACAGTCTGTACTGTCAGGGCACTGCCAGGGGCACTGTCAAGGGCACTGCCATTCAGACAGTCTGTACTGTCAGGGCACTGCCAGGGGTACTGTCAGGGACACTGCCAGAGGCACTGCTAGGGGCACTGCCAGAGACACTGTCAGGAACACTGTCAGGGGCACTACCAGGGGCACTGCCAAAGACACTGTCAGGAACACTGTCAGGAAAACTGTCAGGGGCACTGCCAGTGGCACCGCCAGAGacactgtcaggaacactgccacgggcactgtcagaggcactgcCAGTGGCACCGCCAGAGacactgtcaggaacactgccacgggcactgtcagaggcactgtCAGGAACACTGTCTGGGGCACTACCAGCGGCACTGCCAGAGacactgtcaggaacactgcCAGGGGCACTGCCAGAGACACAGTCAGGAACACTGTCAGGAAAACTGTCAGGGGCACTGCCAGAGacactgtcaggaacactgcCAGAGACACTGTCAGGAACACTGTCTGGGGCACTACCAGCGGCACTGCCAGAGacactgtcaggaacactgcCAGGGGCACTGCCAGAGACACAGTCAGGAACACTGCCAGCGGCACTGCCAGAGacactgtcaggaacactgcCAGGGGCACTGCCAGAGACACCGTCAGAGacactgtcaggaacactgcCAGGGGCACTGTCAGGAACACTGTCTGGGGCACTACCAGTCAGACAGTCTGTACTGTCAGGGGCACTGCCATTCAGACAGTCTGTACTGTCAGGGGCACTGCCATTCAGACAGTCTGTACTGTCAGGGGCACTGCCCTGTACTGTCAGGGCACTGTCAGGGGCACTGTCAGGGGCACTGCCATTCAGACAGTCTGTACTGTAAGGGCACTGCCAGGGGCACTGTCAGGGGCACTGCCATTCAGTCAGTCTGTACTGTCAGGGCACTGTCAGGGGCACTGTCAGGGGCACTGCCATTCAGACAGTCTGTACTGTCAGGGGCACTGTCAGGGGCACTGCCATTCAGACAGTCTGTACTGTCAGGGCACTGCTACGGGCACTGCCAGGTGCACTTCCAGGGCACTGCCATTCAGACAGTCTGTACTGTCAGGGGCACTGCCATTCAGACAGTCTGTACTGTCAGGGCACTGCTACGGGCACTGCTAGGTGCACTTCCAGGGCACTGCCATTCAGACAGTCTGTACTGTCAGGGGCACTGCCAGGGGCACTGCCAGGGGTACTGTCAGGGGCACTGCCAGGGGCACTGTCAGGGACACTGCCACAGGCACTGTCAGGAACACTGCCAGGGGCACTGTCAGGGACACTGTCAGGGGCACTGCCACGGGCACTGTGAGGGACACTGTCAGGGGCACTGCCACGGGCACTGTCAGGGACACTGTCAGGTGCACTGCCACGGGCACTGCCAGGGGCACTGCTAGGGGCACTGCTAGGGGCACTGTCAGGGGCACTTCCAGGGGCACTGCCACAGGCACTGCCAGGGACACTGTCAGGGGCACTGCCAGGGGCACTGCCACGGGCACTGCTAGGGGCACTGCTAGGGGCAATGCCAGGGGCACTGCTAGGGGCACTGTCAGGGGCATTGCTAGGGGCACTGCTAGGGGCACTGCCACAGGCACTGTCAGGGGCACTGCTGGGGCACTGTCAGGGGCACTGCTGGGGCACTGTCAGGGGCACTGCCAGGGGCACTGTCAGGGGCATTGCTAGGGGCACTGCTAGGGGCACTGTCACAGGCACTGCTGGGGGCACTGCTAGGGGCACTGTCACAGGCACTGTCAGGGGCACTGCCAGGGCTAATGCGAGTGGCACTGTCAGGGGCAATGCTAGGGGCACTGCCGGGGCACTGTCACAGGTACAGTCAGGGGCACTGCCAGGGGCACTGTCACAGGTACAGTCAGGGGCACTGCCACAGGCAATGCCAGGGGCACTTCCATAGGCACTGTCAGGGGCACTGTCACGGACACTGTCAGGGGCACTGTCAGGGACACTGTCAGGAGCACTGCCACAGGCACTGCTAGGGGCACTGTCAGGGGCACTGCCAGGGGCACTGTCAGGGACACTGCCACAGGCACTGTCAGGGACACTGCCAGAAGCATGGCCACAGGCACTGCCAggggcactgtcagaggcactgcCCGGGGCACTGTCAGGGGCACTGCCGCAGGCACTGTCAGGGGCACTGCCACAGGCACTGTCAGGGGCACTGCGAGGGGCACTGCCACAGGCACTGTCAGGGGCACTGTCAGGAACACTGCCGGGGCACTGCCACAGGCACTGTCAGGGGCACTGCTAGCGGCACTGTCAGGGGCACTGTCAGGGGCAATGTCAGGAACACTGCCACGGGCACTGCCACAGGCACTGTCAGGGGCACTGTCGGGGCACTGTCAGGAACACTGCCAGGGGCACTGTCAGGGGCACAGCCACAGGCACTGTCAGGGGCACTGCCACAGGCACTGTCAGGGGAACTGTCAGGGGCACTGCCACAGGCACTGTCAGGGGAACTGCCAGGGGCACTGTCAGGGGTACTGCCACAGGCACTGTCAGGAAAAAAGCCAGGGGCACTGTCAGGGGCACTGTCAGGGGCACTGTCAGGGGCACTGTCGGGGCACTGCAAGGGGCACTGTCAGGGGCACTGCTGGGGCACTGTCAGGGGCACTGCTCGGGGCACTGTCAGGGGCATTGCTAGGGGCACTGCTAGGGGCACTGTCACAGGCACTGTCAGGGGCACTGCGAGGGGCACTGTCAGGGGCAATGCTAGGGGCACTGCCAGGGGCACTGTCACAGGCACTGTCAGGGGCACTGTCAGGGGCACTGCCACAGGCACTGTCAGGGGAACTGCCACAGGCACTGTCAGGGGAACTGCCAGGGGCACTGTCAGGGGTACTGCCACAGGCACTGTCAGGAAAAAAGCCAGGGGCACTGTCAGGGGC from Chiloscyllium plagiosum isolate BGI_BamShark_2017 unplaced genomic scaffold, ASM401019v2 scaf_2408, whole genome shotgun sequence includes the following:
- the LOC122547751 gene encoding toll-like receptor 5 — protein: MLFSFLCLLAAFTAALKPSIKSCSRDQNNLNCVNRNFTEIPQVPTDVIKLNLIHNRIRLIEETSFSQSLAQLQILLIGLQTEPPMRVGARAFTNLPNLIYLDLGGNKELDLDMEAFAGLHKLEILYLDYNGLTDSILQRGYFKYLTSLHTLILDGNNIKQIIPDSTFSNLNALSNVHFKANDIHQICQGDLDNVRPRYFKTFSISSNRLLYKSESFDWNQCGNPFKDILLYTLDISGIALNVQQLEKMFIAMKGTLIIHLKMQYLSTVGSSFGFHNIEDPNKQTLVGLSDSSLLNLDMSHGSIFTLATQVFSHLPSLQVLTLSFNKINQIEKNAFFGLDSLLQLNLSFNLLGEIYSSTFEGLRNVTLIDLQHNHIGIIQHDSFHGLDQLTTLNLRDNALSVISGFHYLPKMTYFLVGLNRLTTVYGLEAVSMSTFLDFSNNAFTNLNVFYTIMTLPFVKHLLLRENRISMCTPGRTDIIPKNNQLIHLDLSSNFLELVWISKQCWEVFHNLANLTVLLLNQNYLTQLPQDIFKGLDSLKRLNLSSNSLSQLSQDLFPGSLEILDLSKNRLVSPSPDVFSFVSHLDLRDNQFICECSLRVFIEWLNSTEVDLAKPLTDMYCVSPENLQGVPLIFLNTDECDEDAKVEAIQFALFVVFTTMLLIIISCVLLYNHGRGLFFIWYKRTTNKIINGQRADGEEKDYRFDAYLCFSRNDIEWVKNSLLQFLDSQFNEKSRLQMCFEDRDFIPGEDHITNIRDAIWSSKKTVCIVTRQFLKDGWCVEAFNIAQSRLFHELREVMVVLVVGRLPDYQLMKYQPIRAYIQNRQYMRWPEDPQDHEWILDRLTDQISQEARRKTEKPFSRLNFFRRNKANDNIGLQQIATVAR